The Ancylobacter sp. WKF20 genome contains a region encoding:
- a CDS encoding 2'-deoxycytidine 5'-triphosphate deaminase, with amino-acid sequence MAHSGLIGEGILPGHAIEALAARGAIHLARPFDSDQVQPASLDLRLGPTAWRIRASFLPGPSETVADRLARLALHRLDLTEGEVLETGCVYLVELEEALALPSDIAASANPKSSTGRLDVFTRVIADRSRAFDVVPAGYEGKLYLEISPRTFPILVRRGSRLSQIRFRRGDARLDEAALAALNTADRLVDSATPDTAGGGIAVSVDLSGAGFGGLLGFRAKRHTAVIDVDRRAACEVEDFWEPLVTRGRRELVLDPDAFYILASKEAVHVPPSHAAEMVPFDPLVGEFRVHYAGFFDPGFGHDAAGGHNSPHNGARAVLEVRSREVPFILEDGQIVGRLVYERMIERPRTLYGEALGSNYQAQGLKLSKHFLPWTRD; translated from the coding sequence GTGGCGCATTCGGGTCTGATCGGCGAGGGCATCCTGCCTGGCCATGCCATCGAGGCTCTGGCCGCGCGCGGCGCCATCCACCTCGCGCGCCCGTTCGACAGCGACCAGGTCCAGCCCGCCAGCCTCGATCTGCGCCTCGGCCCGACCGCCTGGCGCATCCGCGCGAGCTTCCTGCCCGGCCCGAGCGAGACGGTGGCGGACCGGCTGGCCCGGCTCGCTTTGCACAGGCTCGACCTCACCGAGGGCGAAGTGCTGGAGACGGGCTGCGTCTATCTGGTCGAACTGGAAGAAGCGCTGGCGCTGCCCTCCGACATCGCCGCCTCGGCCAATCCGAAAAGCTCCACCGGCCGGCTCGACGTGTTCACCCGCGTCATCGCCGACCGCTCGCGCGCCTTCGACGTGGTGCCGGCCGGCTATGAGGGCAAGCTCTATCTGGAGATCAGCCCGCGCACCTTCCCCATCCTGGTGCGGCGCGGCTCGCGCCTGTCGCAGATCCGCTTCCGGCGGGGCGATGCGCGCCTCGACGAGGCCGCGCTCGCCGCCCTCAACACCGCTGACCGGCTGGTTGACAGCGCGACGCCCGACACGGCGGGCGGCGGCATCGCGGTGAGCGTCGATCTGTCCGGTGCTGGCTTTGGCGGTCTGCTCGGCTTCCGCGCCAAGCGGCACACGGCGGTGATCGACGTGGACAGGCGCGCCGCCTGCGAGGTCGAGGATTTCTGGGAGCCGCTGGTGACGCGCGGCCGGCGCGAGCTGGTGCTCGACCCCGACGCCTTCTACATCCTCGCCTCCAAGGAAGCCGTGCATGTGCCGCCGAGCCATGCCGCCGAGATGGTGCCGTTCGACCCGCTGGTCGGCGAGTTCCGCGTGCACTATGCCGGCTTCTTCGATCCCGGATTCGGCCATGACGCCGCCGGGGGCCACAACAGCCCGCATAATGGCGCGCGCGCCGTGCTGGAGGTGCGCTCGCGCGAGGTGCCGTTCATCCTGGAAGACGGCCAGATCGTCGGCCGCCTCGTCTATGAGCGCATGATCGAGCGCCCCCGCACCCTCTATGGCGAGGCTCTCGGCTCGAATTATCAGGCGCAGGGGCTGAAACTCTCCAAGCACTTCCTGCCCTGGACGCGCGACTGA
- a CDS encoding O-succinylhomoserine sulfhydrylase: MSQNDKLSPAEIAQLRPDTRLVQGGILRSPFGETAEALYLTQGYVYDTAEQAEARFKGDDPGFIYTRYSNPTAAMFETRLALLEGAEVARATASGMAAVTASLLCQLKAGDHVVAARALFGSCRYVIEELLPRFGVATTLVDGTDLSAWQAAVRPETKVFFLESPTNPTLELVDIAGVAAISKAAGACLIVDNVFATPMLQSPLTLGADVVVYSATKHIDGQGRCLAGVVLCSEKFLTDHLQTFLRQTGPSVSPFNAWVMLKGLETLPLRVERSQATAGALADRLAAQGKIGKVIYPYRADHPQHELAKRQMRGGGTLVTFEVAGGKAGAFRFLNALKVVRISNNLGDAKSLVTHPATTTHQRFSPEARAEMGISDGMVRLSVGLEHVDDLSEDVIRALAAV; the protein is encoded by the coding sequence ATGAGCCAGAACGACAAGCTTTCCCCCGCCGAGATCGCCCAGCTTCGTCCCGATACCCGCCTCGTGCAGGGCGGCATCCTGCGCTCGCCCTTCGGCGAGACCGCCGAGGCGCTCTACCTGACGCAGGGCTATGTCTACGACACCGCCGAGCAGGCGGAGGCGCGCTTCAAGGGCGATGATCCCGGCTTCATCTACACGCGCTATTCCAACCCGACGGCGGCTATGTTCGAGACCCGCCTCGCGCTGCTCGAAGGCGCCGAGGTGGCGCGCGCCACGGCATCCGGCATGGCGGCGGTGACCGCCTCGCTGCTGTGCCAGCTCAAGGCTGGCGACCATGTGGTGGCGGCCCGCGCGCTGTTCGGCTCCTGCCGCTATGTGATCGAGGAATTGCTGCCGCGCTTCGGCGTCGCCACCACGCTGGTCGATGGCACGGACCTCTCCGCCTGGCAGGCGGCGGTGCGGCCGGAGACCAAGGTGTTCTTCCTGGAGAGCCCGACCAACCCGACGCTGGAACTGGTCGATATCGCCGGCGTCGCGGCGATCTCCAAGGCGGCGGGCGCCTGCCTCATCGTCGACAACGTGTTCGCCACGCCCATGCTGCAGAGCCCGCTGACGCTCGGCGCGGATGTCGTCGTCTATTCCGCCACCAAGCACATTGACGGGCAGGGCCGGTGCCTTGCCGGCGTCGTGCTGTGCTCGGAGAAATTCCTCACCGACCATCTCCAGACCTTCCTGCGCCAGACCGGCCCCTCCGTCTCGCCCTTCAATGCCTGGGTGATGCTGAAGGGGCTGGAGACGCTGCCGCTGCGGGTCGAGCGGTCGCAGGCGACGGCGGGCGCGCTGGCCGACCGGCTGGCCGCGCAGGGCAAGATCGGCAAGGTGATCTACCCCTACCGCGCCGATCACCCGCAGCATGAGCTGGCCAAGCGCCAGATGCGCGGTGGCGGCACGCTGGTGACCTTCGAGGTCGCGGGCGGCAAGGCCGGCGCCTTCCGCTTCCTCAACGCGCTGAAGGTGGTGCGCATCTCCAACAATCTGGGCGACGCCAAGAGCCTCGTCACCCACCCGGCGACCACGACGCACCAGCGCTTCTCCCCCGAGGCGCGGGCCGAGATGGGGATTTCCGACGGCATGGTGCGCCTGTCGGTCGGCCTCGAACATGTGGACGACCTCTCCGAGGATGTCATCCGGGCGCTCGCCGCCGTCTGA
- the apaG gene encoding Co2+/Mg2+ efflux protein ApaG: MYRATTRGVQVTVTPRFAPERSDPERGQYFWAYTVDILNLGVETVQLRARRWIITDALGRVQEVRGAGVVGEQPVLPPGGHFEYTSGVPLPTATGIMEGSYDMVTQAGDAFDAAVPPFSLDLPGLARTLN, from the coding sequence ATGTATCGGGCGACGACGAGAGGCGTTCAGGTAACGGTGACGCCGCGCTTCGCCCCGGAGCGTTCCGATCCGGAGCGTGGCCAGTATTTCTGGGCCTATACAGTGGATATCCTCAATCTCGGGGTGGAGACCGTGCAGCTGCGTGCCCGGCGCTGGATCATCACCGATGCGCTCGGCCGGGTGCAGGAAGTGCGCGGCGCGGGGGTCGTCGGCGAGCAGCCGGTGCTGCCGCCCGGCGGTCATTTCGAATATACGAGCGGCGTGCCGCTGCCGACCGCCACCGGCATCATGGAAGGCAGCTACGATATGGTGACGCAGGCCGGCGATGCCTTCGACGCCGCCGTGCCGCCCTTCTCGCTCGACCTGCCCGGTCTCGCCCGCACGCTCAACTGA
- a CDS encoding TrkH family potassium uptake protein, whose product MIDLRPIAAILGVLLAVLGTTMMIPALVDLIAGERDFLVYAATAVITAFVGLSLWLAGRSGEVERLSIRQAFVLTAASWVVLSAFAAVPFMWAETDLSFTDAYFEAMSGLTTTGATVISGLDDRPPGVLIWRAFLHWYGGIGIIVMAMALLPMLRIGGMQLFRAESSDKSEKVLPRAAQMAKGILGSYLLLTFACALTYAFLGMSVFDAVAHAMATISTGGFSTHDASIGFFKSPAIDYAAIVFMISGSLPFVLYVRVLAGDFSRIFANAEVRLFFALVAVFTLISTVQQVNGGIAVGETALRQALFTVVSLMSTTGFVAVDYTHWGPLSDALFFTVLFLGACTGSTAGGMKTFRIAILGSALVQHLKRIIYPSGVFPARYGGKPIGDDVVASVLSFAFLYLTSFLVIGIAINILGFDLITAFSASITALANAGPGLGPIVGPAMNFAGLPDSVIWLLSFAMLLGRLELFTVLVLILPSFWRR is encoded by the coding sequence GTGATCGACCTGCGCCCGATCGCCGCCATTCTGGGCGTCCTGCTCGCCGTGCTGGGCACGACCATGATGATCCCCGCTCTGGTGGATCTCATCGCCGGGGAGCGGGATTTTCTCGTCTACGCCGCCACCGCCGTCATTACCGCCTTTGTCGGCCTCTCCCTCTGGCTCGCCGGCCGCTCCGGTGAGGTCGAACGGCTCAGCATCCGCCAGGCCTTCGTGCTGACGGCGGCGAGCTGGGTGGTGCTCTCCGCCTTCGCCGCGGTCCCGTTCATGTGGGCGGAGACGGATCTGAGCTTCACCGACGCCTATTTCGAGGCGATGAGCGGGCTCACCACCACGGGCGCGACGGTGATCTCCGGTCTCGATGACCGCCCGCCCGGCGTGCTGATCTGGCGCGCCTTCCTGCACTGGTATGGCGGCATCGGCATCATCGTCATGGCGATGGCGCTTCTGCCCATGCTGCGCATCGGCGGCATGCAGCTGTTTCGCGCCGAATCCTCCGACAAGTCCGAGAAGGTGCTGCCGCGCGCGGCGCAGATGGCCAAGGGCATTCTCGGCAGCTACCTGCTGCTCACCTTCGCCTGCGCGCTGACCTATGCCTTTCTCGGCATGAGCGTGTTCGACGCGGTGGCGCACGCCATGGCGACGATCTCGACCGGCGGCTTCTCTACCCACGACGCCTCCATCGGCTTCTTCAAGAGCCCGGCCATCGACTATGCGGCGATCGTCTTCATGATCTCCGGCTCGCTGCCCTTCGTGCTCTATGTGCGGGTGCTGGCCGGTGACTTCAGCCGCATCTTCGCCAATGCCGAGGTGCGGCTGTTCTTCGCGCTGGTGGCGGTGTTCACGCTGATCTCGACGGTCCAGCAGGTGAACGGCGGCATCGCGGTGGGCGAGACGGCGCTGCGCCAGGCGCTGTTCACGGTGGTGTCGCTGATGTCGACCACCGGCTTCGTCGCGGTGGACTACACCCATTGGGGCCCACTGAGCGACGCGCTGTTTTTCACCGTGCTGTTCCTCGGCGCCTGCACCGGCTCCACCGCCGGCGGCATGAAGACCTTCCGCATCGCCATTCTCGGCTCGGCGCTGGTGCAGCATCTCAAGCGCATCATCTACCCGAGCGGCGTTTTTCCGGCGCGCTATGGCGGCAAGCCGATCGGCGATGATGTGGTGGCGTCGGTGCTGTCCTTCGCCTTCCTTTATCTGACGAGCTTCCTCGTCATCGGCATCGCCATCAACATTCTCGGCTTCGATCTCATCACGGCCTTTTCCGCCAGCATCACCGCGCTGGCCAATGCCGGCCCCGGCCTCGGGCCCATCGTCGGGCCGGCGATGAACTTCGCCGGTCTGCCGGACAGCGTGATCTGGCTGCTCTCCTTCGCCATGCTGCTCGGGCGGCTGGAATTGTTCACCGTTCTCGTGCTGATCCTGCCGAGTTTCTGGCGGCGCTAG
- the argE gene encoding acetylornithine deacetylase, which translates to MLAARTTTEELLAYLVAFDTTSRNSNLALIDFVRDYLAAYGVESVIIPDASGQKASLFATIGPKGVGGVCLSGHSDVVPVDGQPWTTDPFTLTPKDDRVYGRGSCDMKGFIATCLAMVPQMTAAKLATPIHLLVSYDEEIGCTGVVPAVRRLGVDLPLPRACIVGEPTSMRVVDAHKSGIAYMTTVTGREAHSSMPQLGANAIFAAAELIGELDRTRAELIAAGDASGRFDPPNTTLQVTVIEGGTAGNIVPRQCAIRWNVRGLPDFDEEALLARFTAFAEGTVLPKLRASAPEASITTDFIYRVPPLAPQTGSEAELLALRLAGQNRTYTVAYGTEGGHFQAQGIPTVICGPGSIDQAHKPDEFIEVSQLRACERFLSGLIAECVG; encoded by the coding sequence ATGCTTGCCGCACGAACGACGACCGAGGAACTGCTCGCCTACCTCGTCGCCTTCGACACCACGAGCCGCAACTCCAACCTCGCGCTGATCGACTTCGTGCGCGACTACCTCGCCGCCTATGGCGTGGAGAGCGTCATCATTCCCGATGCGAGCGGGCAGAAGGCCAGCCTCTTCGCCACCATCGGACCGAAGGGCGTGGGCGGCGTCTGCCTCTCCGGCCATTCCGACGTGGTGCCGGTGGACGGCCAGCCCTGGACCACCGATCCGTTCACGCTCACGCCGAAGGACGACCGGGTCTATGGCCGGGGCTCCTGCGACATGAAGGGCTTCATCGCCACCTGCCTCGCCATGGTGCCGCAGATGACGGCGGCAAAGCTGGCGACGCCGATCCATCTTCTGGTGTCCTATGACGAGGAGATCGGCTGCACCGGCGTGGTTCCGGCGGTGCGCCGGCTCGGCGTCGATCTGCCGCTGCCCCGCGCCTGCATCGTCGGCGAGCCGACCTCGATGCGGGTGGTGGACGCGCACAAATCGGGCATCGCCTATATGACGACGGTGACCGGGCGCGAGGCGCATTCCTCCATGCCGCAGCTCGGCGCCAATGCGATCTTCGCCGCCGCCGAGCTGATCGGCGAACTCGACCGCACCCGCGCGGAGCTGATCGCCGCCGGCGATGCCAGCGGGCGCTTCGACCCGCCCAACACCACGCTGCAGGTCACGGTGATCGAGGGCGGCACCGCCGGCAACATCGTGCCGCGCCAATGCGCCATCCGCTGGAATGTGCGCGGCCTGCCCGATTTCGACGAGGAGGCGCTGCTCGCGCGCTTCACCGCCTTCGCGGAAGGCACGGTGCTGCCGAAGCTGCGTGCCTCGGCGCCCGAGGCCAGCATCACCACCGATTTCATCTACAGGGTGCCGCCGCTGGCGCCGCAGACCGGCTCGGAGGCCGAGCTTCTGGCGCTGCGCCTCGCCGGGCAGAACCGCACCTACACCGTCGCCTATGGCACGGAGGGCGGTCATTTCCAGGCGCAGGGCATCCCGACCGTGATCTGCGGACCGGGCTCCATCGACCAGGCGCACAAGCCCGACGAGTTCATCGAGGTGAGCCAGCTGCGCGCCTGCGAGCGGTTCCTCAGCGGGCTGATCGCCGAGTGCGTGGGGTAG
- a CDS encoding Hsp33 family molecular chaperone — protein sequence MTEHIDFPSRPPSAEAVDDRVTPFHVDGLDVRGRVVRLGATLDAVLAHHDYPSVVKRLLGEAVALTVLLGSTLKISGRFILQTRTDGPVDLLVVDFTAPQDVRAYARFDAERLAALQAAGLGMDSGALLGHGHLAMTIDQGLSVNRYQGVVALEGAGLEAAAHQYFTQSEQIPTRVRLAVAEEMRPGGAASSWRAGGLMVQFLPTEGGRLRPVDLHPGDAPEGTELPERDDDDAWMEAQSLVATLEDIELVDSDLSSERLLYRLFHERGVRVFDAEDVVAKCSCSQERVKNVLASFSHEERESLVEDGRITVTCEFCGRNYGFTAEEVVGPDETGEAAAGN from the coding sequence ATGACAGAACATATCGACTTTCCCTCCCGCCCGCCCTCCGCCGAGGCGGTGGACGACCGCGTGACCCCCTTCCACGTCGACGGGCTCGACGTGCGCGGGCGTGTCGTGCGCCTGGGTGCGACGCTCGACGCCGTGCTCGCCCATCACGATTACCCGTCCGTGGTGAAGCGCCTGCTGGGCGAAGCCGTGGCCCTCACCGTGCTGCTCGGCTCGACGCTGAAGATCTCCGGCCGCTTCATCCTGCAGACCCGCACGGACGGGCCGGTCGACCTGCTGGTGGTGGACTTCACCGCGCCGCAGGATGTGCGCGCCTATGCCCGCTTCGACGCCGAGCGCCTCGCCGCGCTTCAGGCGGCGGGCCTCGGCATGGACAGCGGCGCGCTGCTCGGCCACGGCCATCTGGCCATGACGATCGACCAGGGCCTGAGCGTCAACCGCTATCAGGGCGTGGTGGCGCTGGAAGGCGCGGGACTGGAGGCGGCCGCGCACCAGTATTTCACCCAGTCCGAGCAGATTCCCACCCGCGTGCGCCTCGCGGTCGCCGAGGAGATGCGCCCCGGCGGGGCCGCCTCCTCCTGGCGCGCCGGTGGGCTGATGGTGCAGTTCCTGCCGACCGAGGGCGGGCGCCTGCGCCCGGTCGATCTGCATCCGGGCGACGCGCCGGAAGGCACCGAACTGCCGGAGAGAGACGACGACGATGCCTGGATGGAGGCGCAGTCGCTGGTCGCCACGCTGGAGGATATCGAGCTGGTCGACAGCGACCTCTCCAGCGAGCGGCTGCTTTATCGCCTGTTCCATGAGCGCGGCGTGCGCGTCTTCGACGCCGAGGACGTCGTCGCCAAATGCTCCTGCTCGCAGGAGCGCGTGAAGAACGTGCTCGCCAGCTTCTCCCATGAGGAGCGGGAGAGTCTGGTCGAGGACGGCCGCATCACCGTCACCTGCGAGTTCTGCGGCCGGAACTACGGCTTCACGGCGGAGGAAGTGGTGGGGCCGGACGAGACCGGCGAGGCCGCCGCGGGGAACTGA